The sequence tatagtcaaaatttatgtgtgccacacataatggatatgattggatttttgtcagtgtagttGACTCCAATGTAAAAAGGACATCTTATTTTGAGAGAAAAATGTTAATATAAAAGGTTTGGCGTTTTTCAAAGCTCTTGCCGAAGTGAAATTTTTTGCATTGGTAAATATAACAATTCTATACAGttgacgttcgataactgcaagtcatttaactgcaatgctttttaactgcaattcgatagttgcaacagttttgcagttatcggatcGCTAAACTTcgaactgatgtcaaactcaatgacagctgcattgcgctgcacatttagatgcacttttattgcatctgacgtcgattgacaaccgtttgacgtctagaatgagttgcagttatcgaacggcattcgttaactgaaaagtaaacattttgcagttatcgaacggctactgtactttctactgaaaatcactaactcattttcttaattttacctgggtactgcggatagagccgcttttctgcgctcaagcgagcagagggatattttgaaatcactcccataaaccaaattattttgcagttacttgactgtcaaacatttcccgctcttcgaatttctctttccacgctgcatgaaagcgcacaaatgcgctagactctacatgactttacgattgtttacatacattcatgctccaatcagctgctgaatctcttgaaatttcgtgacgagtgctttttagttgcattcccactaattttccactcgaaatataatgtgagaatatttgttacaaagaatacaaaacttcaacaaaatttatttttatttttacccaaaaaaataacaatacttctcaatattagatcagaaacgaacataaccacaatcttcaatgtttggctccggcacaatagaaaattttggcttcagtttgacaaccaaatcgattctatccgcaccacccagaatTTTACTAACGTTTCTTTGACTTCTaccaactattttttttgtgtgtacgatttgacaggtatgtaccacacatgtttcggacagcagaacaaagggaaccgaagcgacaatctttatctagtaactaaaatatctttcagCTGGATGGATTTCCtcaattccttcagcagttaagTTCGTTATAGTtcccgacgggtttatatgatattttctcatgcaAAAATTATTAGTAAAGTTTAGTAAATcgtaaaataaagattcgtatggaaatttcgcatgggtagTTCTCaacgcacattttcgcctactatgcaggacaacgtctgccgggtcaactagtacagaataaatattttttcattcattGTAACACTGTCAAATCAAACGTATGTATCTAGCTTACATattgtatccagctttccacgctcggtaatggcggctagtcggtgtgtaaaaatcaatcagtcactgtactttttgacactagctggaggaaatctcactggcgaaaaggccttttttcccttcccctcacccacaCTGAACAAAAACTTCACCCGAGACTTCACCCTAAAAGGGACTGAAAACTGATTCACTCCCGCCCCTTAACGAATGTCAGTCACATCTCGGATGATGTTCATACGGCAGAATTTTGCAGCCGATGATGAGCATCCGAATGAGAATCATCCAATAGCCGAATGAGAAGACAACATATATACGGAGTATTTAGCAGACGATAACGCAAAAGCTTGAAAGATAATGCAAAAACCGTTAGGGGATAAAAAACCATGAATAATTGCATATTTTTtgtaacaaactttttatttattgtttcgaATCAGATTTGTGGTTTACATTATGTTCCGAGTTCATACCATTATTTGATCGCCTTATCTAATAGAACTACAGCAAACTAGCAGATTTATGATGTCCATTCCCGTTGGATGTTGAATCCGGCGCGATTCCGCGGACTCCATTGCTACGGCAGATCTCCGATCGTACTCAGCGAATAATGCAGACCTACCGTCGTCCAATATGGTTGCCGGATTGCGGCCAGCTTGTTGAGGCATATTTCCGATCCGGTTGCGGTAATTCATGATGTCCATTTTTACGAATATCTCTTGATTTTTGCTAGGGGTTATGgcacaaaatttttaaatttgcccTCAATCTCTCGCTGACCAGACACTTCGTTTTACGATTCCGCAGCTAAAAATAAAATCAGTCAATTAACAATTTACAATTGTATTAGTTATTTCTAAATTACTTACCAACTGTGTTTGAAACTATTAAATATTCCGCTTTGGCTCACTTCAAAATGACGACATCTTCCGTCAACAATCAGTCAGCTAGgaacgccagtgagctttcctccagctagtgtcaaacagtacagtgaccgattgatttttacacagcagcaagccgccattaccgagcgtggaaagctggattatcTACAATCCCTAGAAAAATTCATGCCAAtctgttaaaaaccttattttTGGCGAGTAGTTCTAAGtaatgcaatttgattccgtacaccctttataACTTAACTACGGTCGTGATGATTTGATCCTGGAACGGTTATTCCGAAAACAGGTTCCCGtagggcctaaagtggccatcAACTCAATCAAAATAAACTCTGGCAATATGGAtataaaaatttttgaaattgtttcggaagcatcgGAAATCAGATCAAAATCGATAACAAAATCGGattgaaaacgtgataaaatggGGGGTAAAAAAATGACCCGATTTGACGCTGTGTttcaataatatattttttgttcgaaaaatggTTTCcgcttgtcttgtcttgtcttagcacatgtacagccagtattgaaaagcatcctggaaatgtcggttgtattcccgagcattttcttgtctgcatctgggtactgcggatagagccgcttttctgcgctcaagcgagcagagggatattttgaaatcactcccataaaccaaattattttgcagttacttgactgtcaaacatttcccgctcttcgaatttctctttccacgctgcatgaaagcgcacaaatgcgctagactctacatgactttacgattgtttacatacattcatgctccaatcagctgctgaatctcttgaaatttcgtgacgagtgctttttagttgcattcccactaattttccactcgaaatataatgtgagaatatttgttacaaagaatacaaaacttcaacaaaatttatttttatttttacccaaaaaaataacaatacttctcaatattagatcagaaacgaacataaccacaatcttcaatgtttggctccggcacaatagaaaattttggcttcagtttgacaaccaaatcgattctatccgcaccacccaggtctgcattaatatttgcagcatattaattaccatgtgatttttctttgaattatttataggattttttgaaacatgttgcaaagattttggtggcaaattcaagtcacacgatcaaaaattcgaacaaaaaaaaaatcgtgtaaaaacaaaatcctgtgtactaaataacatgatcaacgaatagttttgaatctacgaaaggaagaaacggggacagccgtaccaaccgtttcacattcagggggaaagatgattgacgaatcgttggaagtgactttgctaagaagattaatgtacactccatgggtcgtcgacgtcttgggatgggacacagtttttagtctagtgccctggcttatacactgatgggcataagtattcgcataaattcaGATAGATTACTATGAAACTATGACAAATACTTATGTACATCAGTGTACATATAtgcctacacgtaaaaaaatctaattattttattcattagaTTTGATTTATATTCATTATTGCGCAGATAAACATAAATTTCATAACTCGTGAAATGATTTTAATATCATATTTGAATATGATGTATTTAGCGTGTTCATATGAAGTATTCCATAAAGCAATAGAAAGTATAAGTTTTGCTTaatggcaaaaatgtattcagCTAAACTTATACTTTCGTtacggattggatttgaagAAAAACATGGCGCTTGAATGATTTCGGTAAGTGTTCTCATTAATTACTTCCTTACTTTTGGCAATCTAATCTATTTGATAATAATATTTGTATTTACAGAGTATATCAAGTCAATCAGCAGCTGTGCCTTTTCGGTGAAAATATGTAGGATTTACCGGCAATAAACacaaggagcttccggagcaaCCATCTCAGCGCATCGGCCGATTTTCGCTACCGCTAACCAAGAAAGGTGAGGCAATAGTGTTCATCATTATGTGCAAAGTAAATATTTAAtgattgaattatttttatttcagggTTCACAAACGTTTGCTCAAAGAAGGGAAAATGACAATATGGTGAACATGCAGATTAGCCAGCAGCTTCACCCACTTCTTCAACATCATTCGCGGATAATTTGGAAAGTGATCATAAAACCTCCCACGCAATACAGCAGAACGGCAACGGAAACGGCAGGATTGACAGTTTCTGTCGCCGTTCCACTGAATTGCGTTTGGAGCCTAGTTTGGGGCTTAAAGAGTAATAAATGTATAACCACATTCAAgttgttgattttatttatgTATCTAGAAAACGtggaaaaatattgaactatAAACAACGCAAATGGAAAGCATTAACGAATTTaatcattttattattatttttcttatgACGTtcatgaaaagatattttagttactagataaagattgtcgcttcggttccctttgttctgctgtccggaacatgttgggtaccaagctgtcaaatcgtatggattttccttctttgacatttagctcccctatcctcgtcagcaaaagatgttccggacagcgacgacagcgacaatctttatctagtaactaaaatatcttttcgttcATGCGACAACCGCATGGATGttatactcaatccagttgaaaccggAAATTAggggctagcgaagttggatttttatcACAagccgtacgttaaacctaacttcggaagtggtgcgctgaatagcgcttcgcgatattaaaacagcgcaccacttccgaagtaaggtttaacgtacggattgtgagaaaaatccaacttcgctatcccccaattccggttttcaactggattgagaatattaGAAATCTAATATTGAGTATTCAGAATTGACATGAAATGTATAAGTTTTGTATTATGATTATATTATGGGGTATCTAATAGCTTTCATCCCAATAATGCATACAGTTCATTAAGAAAACACAATGGCAAAAAAGTATGTGTTTTGCTGAATGCATTTGTTAAGGAAATTTATTTTCGtgtaggtttaagcgccattactcgctctctggaacgaaagaaaaagaaacaaaagcgatgaaaaCCAAGCGAAAActcaaaacgataaaattataccaaatttttacttaCAACTTCtccattatatatatatatatatatatatatatatatatatatatatataaatatataaaaataaaaatggtttccgcttgtatttataaaattttaaccTTTTCATGAGTAAAAAAGGAGTTTGTCGAGCTCTGGATTACATGTTCTGTAACATAAGGGTTGAAAGTTTATTCAATATACCTacaattttaatatttgtaagTATGTATAGGCTCTCTAGTacataaaatatgtaaatatttcgTAGCTTTTAATTTATTTCTATGCGTTCACAAATGAACTTGCTGTTGTTTTATATTTCACAATTGAAaaaagtaataataataataagaccaagaatcgaactttTCATCTctagaatttattttttcacgtaTTGTCCATACAAGTGTATTCGGATATAATAACTGTCTCGTTTGAAAGTAaactgatgtttttttttaaaaacaattgcCAAATGATCAATTAATTACAATTTTCACACGGAATCTATTAATAATAAGTAGTTTACGATATTAATTTTATCAAGAAAAATCTAATATGTAACtaactgaagaaaaaaaataacaaataaccCTCCTCAAATAAGCATCGCTCGGATGCTTTCAGGGAGATTCAACAACATTGATTCAACAACAATAGAACATAATATCACTCCCATTTCTAAGCTTTCATCCGCTTCTTACCCTTCTTGGCGATTATTACATCGTCTGCCTCGGCTTTGCGTTTCTTGACGGCTCTACTATTCTCCGGAACGGCGGCAGGCTCGTTCGACTCTTTCGCCGGTTTGTCCAGGTCAGGATTCAACTTCACCGAACCAACCATCACCCTGTTGTTCCCCGTGAGCTTGATCAGAAGCTTTCTTTTGAGGGCCGCTTCCATGGCGGGTTTCAGTTGTGTGCTCATTTCGACCTTACGTACCTGATAGTGGAGTTTTAGGTAACGCTTGATCTTGTGTATGGAGACTCCCTTCTCTAGATTCTCGCCTGGCGAATTTCGAACAGCCTCTAGCACCCTATCCAGCATATTTTTCACCTGAACATCTTCGTCACTGCTGGTGGCGTCACTACTGTCCTTATCGCTGCTGTCCGACGCGATGAGCGGTGTGCTGGTGTTGATGCTCGTTAAACGCTCGACGAAAGGTATTTCTTCGTCAGAGGAGCTGAAAAGTCCTGGTGCAGGCGCTGGCATGATGGTTTCAATGGTCACTGGCTGCAATGATATTTAGTTCTATGTGTTAGGCCTAGGATACTTGATAGATTTTGTGCATGATTGAACCTTGAAATTGTATTGTTGGCAATAATGTGCACAAACCGAGCAATCCATATGTGAAGAAATAACCTGAATTAGGAAATAAAAAGTTAGTTGAAATAAGGTATAATAAGAActgtaaaataaaaagtaaggAATTTGtttgcacacacacacttaGCAGATACAGAAACTACGTTAAATAAAAGTTATAGCCTGGCTCTGCGCATATCCCGTACATACTGTACATACACTTCACAATTAATCGAGCGATATTGGTTTCACTGAGTTCTATTTGCTTGTTACGAAATTCACAGTCTTTAAAACGAGCACGCAATAATGCAAATCTTGgcattcaaaattaaaagtaaAGTTCATACATACATGTATAACGCCTTATTCGTTTTATTTATACTTACACCTAATCAATGAAAACTAACAAACCTCAAATATACAACACAAAAAAAGCAGCACACGTGGTATTCAAATGAATTATCAACTCCTATACTGTTCGAATTTATACATTTTTATTCACTGTACGATACGAATTTTAACATTTTAGCAAAAAAACACTTTTCTGCCTTTTAGTACGTAGATAACGCAGGAACAATTTCCACCTTTGGTAATTAACTGTTGCCAACGGGTAATGCCAACTGTTGTGAGCTGCTGTGACCGCAAGCAAGCCAAGCAAGAACTATCATTCTGACGACCGATAAACCACGATAAACGATATATTGGATCACGATGGGTATAATAAAACTTGCATAAAACAAAAAGGGAAAATGGAATGCATTCCAATATGGCATTTGTTCTATTGTCAATAACTTGCTCCCATATTGATTACGTTCGCAAAACGAACGCTTTTTGCAGCTATCCCTGCGTGCTCACTAttatagagaaaaaaaatcacaaaattgagaaacaaaacaatttgcACCCCAATTCTTTGCTTGCGATAATCTAAGTGAAATGATTCTGCGTTATTTGCGATAAAACGAGTCTCATTCATTTGAAATGGTCATGTTAAAATCTCGATTTGTATATAATAAGTAGGATTAGATTAAATTAATAGCGCGAAAGACAACATCTGCAAGTTTTTTAGATAGTGGTAGAACATGAATGTCGTAAGGCATGTTTTTTTGCTATTCAAGACGTATTGGATATTATATTTTGATTAAATAATTCAACAAAGTCTATTTGAAGTATTCTCCAAAATATCCTTGAAATAGTCTTTCATTTAGAAGATCATGATCTTGAATAATTACCTAATATTTTctgtaaatgtaaataaatattgtgTAAGGTTTGAATTGATACTTTATCTCAAAATTAGATTGAGATTTATAGAttagattttttgataaataggATCATGATGGGGTAAAACGGACACGTTGACGGGAATCTCCAGAGATTTCGACGGTAATCCAACATGCATACCGAAGAGAACCTTCAAGGATTCGAATGACAATCCACCTTCTTCTTCTAGAATCTTCTagagattccgaatgaaatcctccacgaattccgacGGGAgcattccaggaattccgacgggaatgttccaggagttccaacgggaatgttccagagattctGTCGATAAACCTCCAGTAATTCCGTAATTAGAAGGACTCCGAAACAATCtgtcgagggattccgaagcaaatcgtcgagggactctgaattaatcctccagggattccgtaaAGAATCCTCTAGTGATTTCAAAGGGAACCCTccagggatgttgaagcaaatcttcgaggaattccgaagctaACCGTCGATATATTCTGAAGTGAATCGTCAAATGATTCcaaagcaattcgtcgaggtATTTCGAAACAAATCGTCAGAGGGATTCCAATCGTCGAGGGATTCTGAAGCAAGTCATTGAAGGATTCCGAGGCCAAACGTCGAGATACTCCGAATTAAATATTCAAGGGATACTGAATCAAAACGTCGAAGTATTCTGACAAAATCGTCAAGGAACTCCAAGGCAAATCTCCGAACAGCTCCGAacgattctgaaacaaatcttcgaacgactTCGAACGAGGAATCTGCAggaaaactgtcactccagtccgtgatggttgaccacatgtTTTTGACTGCTGGCGAATTATCAGGATTGCTTCTCCGTTGTTGTTCgtatcaagcttactttgatgctttcaaataaATTAGATATTGCTTTTTCATAATTAACACCAAGTGCAATTTGActgccacacaggaatctttctcagaaatgagaaacaagctcatttgtcttccactaaTTTCATTATGATACGGTGAATATGCGAGATAACTCTTTTGTcgtcaaactttttcagtaattcattatgctatatgttgaaaatggatatcactgctaactaacttttcaaattctAGGGGGAGAGGGGCtattaaaatattgaaatgctTTCCACCCCCGCCCTCTACtataggggaggagaagaccaccagctgtcatcgagagaaaaagtagcatcattgaaattttacaccgtgtggtataggaaatgaagtatatttttgttattattatttattatttaatcagactaaggccgaagtggcctgtgcggtatataagagtcttctccattcggctcggtccatggctacacgtcgccaaccacgcagtctacggagggtccgcaagtcatcttccacctgatcgatccaccttgcccgctgcgcaccttgccttcttgtgcccgtcggatcgttgtcgagaaccattttcaccgggttactgtccgacattctggctacgtgcccggcccatcgcagtcgtccgggCTGATGCCAGCTGATGCTCGtccagctgatgcaattcgtggttcattcgcctcctccacgtaccgtccgccatctgcaccccaccatagatggtacgcagcactttcctttcgaaaactccaagtgcgcgttggtcctccacgagcatcgtccaggtctcgtgtccgtagaggactaccggtctaattagcgttttgtagattgtcagtttggtacggcggcgaactctattcgatcggggcGTCTtgaggagtccaaagtacgtacgatttccagccactatgcgtctccgaatttctctgctggtgtcattttcggcagtcaccagtgagcccaagtacacaaattcttctaccacctcgatttcgtcaccaccgatgcaaactcgcggtgggtggctcacattgtcttctcttgaacctcttcctatcatgtacttcgtcttcgacgtgttgatgactagtccgatccgcgtagcttcctcttcagtctgatgtaggcttcctccatcttctcaaagttacgtgccataatatctatgtcgtcggcgaaaccaaatagctggacggacttattgaaaattgtaccactcgtgttaatccctgctcttcgtattaccccttccaaagcgatgttgaatagcaaacacgaaagaccatcaccttgccgtaaccctctgcgggtttcgaagggactcgagaatgcccctgaaactcgaactacgcacatcactcgatccatcgtcgctttgatcaaccgtgtcagtttatccggaaaaccgtgttcgtgcattagctgccatagctggtcccgatcgattgtatcatatgcggctttgaagtcgatgaatagatgatgtgtgggcacgttgtattcgcggcatttctgcagtacttggcgaatggcgaacacctggtccgtggtggagcgttcgcccataaaacccgcctggtactgccccacgaactcccttgcagt comes from Armigeres subalbatus isolate Guangzhou_Male chromosome 2, GZ_Asu_2, whole genome shotgun sequence and encodes:
- the LOC134217523 gene encoding uncharacterized protein LOC134217523, with product MDCSVCAHYCQQYNFKPVTIETIMPAPAPGLFSSSDEEIPFVERLTSINTSTPLIASDSSDKDSSDATSSDEDVQVKNMLDRVLEAVRNSPGENLEKGVSIHKIKRYLKLHYQVRKVEMSTQLKPAMEAALKRKLLIKLTGNNRVMVGSVKLNPDLDKPAKESNEPAAVPENSRAVKKRKAEADDVIIAKKGKKRMKA